In Lycium ferocissimum isolate CSIRO_LF1 chromosome 7, AGI_CSIRO_Lferr_CH_V1, whole genome shotgun sequence, the sequence GTCAGGTTTGTAACCGGGAGATGTTAATTTAATTGAAGAGTTAAATTGGTTTTGGTCTAACTAGATTGTTCAAATTTTGTGCCTATGGTGTTTGTCGCATACAGTTAATTTTATAGTACTATAACTCGTGAAAATATACTAGAATAATAACCCGCAAGGATGGCTCAGTTGATTGAGCAtgggggctttcataatggagctCTCAGGTTCGAAATCCCCTTTCTACAACAACagggggatttgccttctggttGAGCTCGTCGCAGAactgcctagtgcgggttatctctctgTATGtagtttgcgagctattgcataGGGGTTGGGTTTTCTGCTGTGCGCCAAAGGATAGTAGGCTGCCGGGTttcatgtcatcaaaaaaaaaataaaaaaaaatagaataataacTGTATCAAGTTAAAATGTCTTGTCGCATTATTTTGATATGGTTTATAGTCTCTCGGCAGATCCATCCCTTTCCCAATAAGGTTTGCAGTATATGTTCTGTCATGGTGGCCCTTTGATTATTCTCCTCATTTGGCCCTTTGGCTCATGTGTCAAAATCAACTGAACTTGACCCAGTTTGTTGAAACTTAAATGACTCACCAAGTTCTTGGGGTtaacataatataatatttacgtgacctggttttttttttttcaatttacgAAAAAACAATGTCacattcttttttccttttgtcaaatggtatcacataaattgaggcGGAGAGAGTATAATTTAACAGTTCAAAATGCCACTCATACTTGAACATATGAGTGTTTATGAATACAGTCGATCAAAAAGGTTATTGAAAAAATTAGGATATATTTGCTAGTAATattatttgtttgaaaaaaaaaaaaccacttttgaaaatttgaattttttcttaCAATGTATTAGAAAAAGTATCAATCAATTTGAATATGTTAAACTATTAATTGCTGTAGTTGTTATCTGACGAAAGATCAAGTGGGGCATAAGTTGAGAGTATAATATTAACGGATCAAAATGCCACTCATACTTAAACATATGAGTGTTTATGAATAAAGTCGATCAAAAACTCATTTattgaattaataaaaatgactcatccatgtcatATATTAGGCGGTTTTTGTATGACACGTGTAatattatggttgtgggtgggtaaggtgtatggaTGATAGTTTATTAATTTGTGGTTTAATTtttctaattggaggccacgcgTGTCAATGTATTATAaaagttaataaaaaatggTATGGATGATCATTTTTGAATATGATTAAACTATTATTGTTTGATAGTAAATGTTATCTGATGGCGTAAATGATCAATGtaatgagtggcataaatgttGCAGTAGTTGGAGAGAGCTTATTTCACTTATTtgggaagaaaaagaaggactAATCCAACGGTGAAAATTACCTGAAAGGGCAACATAACGTCCATCAGACGGTTCTCGAATAATCAAACTCAAGTGAGACCCACAGTCACCTCAGTTTACATATTTCCCCAGGGTCGCAGCAGGGACAAAAatggaaaactaaaaaaaactgGAAACTCCACTGGATTTTAACAAAATAGACAGGAGAACAACTCTGGTGGGGTAGTTGATGGTATCTTCTCGAATTTGAATTGAATTCAATGGAGAAGAAGAATATTTGTTAACAATAAgattccaaaaaaataaaaatgttagaAGAAGACGAAGATTTAGTGGAATCAGAAACTCAACTAACCGATGACCAGAAAATAGAAATTGCCAAATGGTTCCTTCTAAATGCCCCTGCCGGCGAAATTCAGTATGTCGCCAAAGGTCTTCTTCGTCTTTTCCTtctcttcctttattttcttcgctttttaatttaattttaaatgcttTTTCGTGCTTGAAATTGTAACCACATTGGTGTTCATTTGCGATCGGcggtttattgatattgtaaCCACATTCGGTTTGGATTTTGCAGATGTTAGAGCTATTTTGAAGGACGAGAATGTATATAAGAAAGCAGCTGAGGAATCATTTCCTTCGTATAACAAATCTCACTTGATTTGTCTCGAATTGCCTAACAGAAGTGGCGATGTAAGTCTTTATTTTTTCACTGTGTTAGTTAGATCCTTCAAAATGTAATTTAGGCTAATTGTGTTATTGGAGTTGATAATGTTAGATTTGTTAGTTTTCGGTTGTTGAGATTTGTATCTTAAAGTATTGCTAAGGTGTTGAAGGTTAAAAAATGAAGTAATTCGTAAGCAATACTTATTGTTCTGGTAAGTTTCCTTAATTGAAGATTCGTCCCTTTTTTAGAGCTCAAAGACTGGAGGAACACGAAGGATCAAAGTAATGCACGAGAAACttcaaataaaataagttttgcaTGAGAAAATCATTTGTCTTATTCTCCATTAAAGAAGTAAGATTACATTTGTAAGGCTCTAAATAAGGCTTTTAGGATAGGGAAATATTTCATAGTACTTGGAGGCCGGAGCTACTACGAAAGAGTTGGATGTTGTTTGTTGAGCACCAtgtgtatgtataagttctttaCATTTGTATAACTCTTGTATATAGGGAATTTTCCACCACTTCAATAAATGATTActtcatcaaaagaaaaaagaaaactttccGAAGAACTGTTCTTTATGATGTCTAAGATTTTGTTCCCATCTTCTAAAAAGaatgtaaaaattaaaatgctTATGATTTATGTAGTAATGACCACTTGGAAGCTATTTTCATTATCTTGTCGTGTAAAGTTGCTGCTCACTAATTTGTAGGTACTGATTACGGCATTTTGTGAGGTTGATAAGGATGAGTATCTTGATCCCCGAACTGCCCAGGTTGCCATAGTTGACCATGTCAAGCAAGTAAGTAGCTATGTTATCTTTTTTATAATTGTCCAAAGTCCATCTCTGTATTCCTATCAGTTGAGCAGATAGAACTTAATAAATGATCAGCTTAAGTGACAAAGAAAAGTttatcttttttccttcttcttttttctcttggtGGGGAGTGATTCCATAGAAGAGGAAGGAATGAATGCTAGGTTCGTAAGGATGAGTATTTTGTTTAGAAGGTAATTCAAAAAAACATTTAATATGGACAGACATAAACAATCTGGCAGAAGTTAGAATTTGTGAGGAGATGGTAGGACGATATCCAAAAATGTGCTTATtctaaaagaaaggaaaaggaaaagtaacAAGAACAGGacgaagagagaaaagaagaaagagatgcTTCATATAATGCTTGGTATACTCCTTATGCTTTGCAATTAAAAATATCCACATAATGTGGTCTTATGCCCATGTTGTTTATCTATAGTTTGGTACTCCTAGACTTCTTCCGGCTGATTGGAACTTGATTTATTAATCACATTCAGGCATTGGGGACAAAGAATAAAACACCAGAGTGAATTGTGTTAACTGTTAAATTGGTCTATGATGGAAGTGGATATGAAGAATGAAGATATTGTGAACTTGAAAAATGTGCTTGGATATAGCAAGTCCGTGATTATCCTCATTACTCAATAGCTATAAACTTCACATAACATGCATTTCCTTTCTATTCTTGTTAATGTGATGGAGTGGATACCAATTTTGGAGAAGTGAAATAAGTCTCTTCTAATATAACTGGTCCATGGTTTTATATTAATCCTCATTACTCTACAGCTATGAGCTTCATATAGCATGCATTTCTTTTCTATTCTTGTTAATGTGATGGAGTAGATGCAAATAGATTGGAATAGTAAAATAAGTCTATGTTTAATATAACAAGTGCATGGGTTTACTCATAATTCAAGGGTTGTGAAATTCAAATTTATtgccttctctctttttttcctaGTTATTGTTGTCGTGTAATACTTTGTGCTACCTTCTTGTAAGCTCACAGTATGTATGTATTCTAGGTTTGTAAAGACGTTAGGCCAGCAAGAGATGAAGAACTTCCATCTGCTTTCGTGGAAGAGTATAGGTAAGCTTCTGTTAGCATCAAATATATTTCTCAGTTTTAACATCTGCGGTTTTGCTTCCTTTTTAGTTACTCTCTACATTCCGTTTTTTCCATTCAGATGTTGAAGTTTCTCTTTGTTATGAactgatcaaaaaaaaaaaaaaaaaaaaaagtttctctATGTTATGACAATTTGCAATTACTTCGCCTAATTGAGCTTTTTTTTCCAACCATGCTCAACAAGACTTGCAAATTCAACCTCAGTTCTTAGATGGCACCCAGATACGTAGTTGCATTTCTTGTGGAAATTTTCTTTTCCTGCTTAATTGAAAGAAAAGCTGCATGTTTTGGTCAGTGCTTACAGAAATCAGtctgaaaataaatatttaggctAATCTCTCCTAAATGCTGCTCTTCTCAATCAGTATCATTTCTTCTCTGACCCTCTATATTGCATTATATGCCTTTCCTTTGGAGATATTCTTAGTTATCTGCACCTCAAGTGTTAATAAGCTATCCTGCATCATGATTCATGCGTGTGTTTATTCCATTAAGAAACTAATTCATAATACACTGGTttaccttttcgttcaactttATCTGTGAGGAACAGGTGTCTCCAAAGTAATGGGTAATGACATCAATGTCAGATACTAAAATGATGGCACTGCACCTACATTTGGTATTATTGGGAGGCTTTAAGAGTATAAAAAGATTATATTCTGAGAGCGCAATGAATTCTCCAATAATTCCTAATgcttaacatgcggattataaTAATCATGTTTTTGTTTTATGTGAGCAGTTCCCTTTCTAACATGGTTAGTTATTCCTCTCCATTAGGGGGTAAGGTCTTGGTACATCCTACCcgccccagaccccacttgtgggattgcactgggtatgttgttgttgttgtagggGCTTTGTTTCTGAGTAATGGCTTTGTTATTACCATTGCTTGCCAAATTTCCTAATCATGGTATTTGGTGTGTAGGTCTGCCATGGATGCAGAAATTATGAAGTATGTGAGTGAAGCATATCCAAAAGGTGTCTGTTCAGTTTACTGTACCATGGGAAAGGATGTGGAAGAGCCAGGATTCGACTTTGAACTTGTTGTGGTGATTTCAGCTGCTAGGCATAGTCCTCAGAATTTCTGGTGTGTTAAGATTATTAAAACTCAAACTCTGACTTATTTGTGCAACACTCCCTTCATACATTCCTTGACTTATTTGTGCAACACTCCGATCTTATATTcctaaataattatatttatccTGGTACAGAACTTGTAGACAGATACTGAAGTAATAGGTTGCTATATATAAACAAAGAATGTGGGATGTCTATTGCCTATTTTTCCTGTCGGCTTCACACTTGTCACTTGCATCAA encodes:
- the LOC132064285 gene encoding F-actin-capping protein subunit alpha isoform X1, whose translation is MLEEDEDLVESETQLTDDQKIEIAKWFLLNAPAGEIQYVAKGLLHVRAILKDENVYKKAAEESFPSYNKSHLICLELPNRSGDVLITAFCEVDKDEYLDPRTAQVAIVDHVKQVCKDVRPARDEELPSAFVEEYRSAMDAEIMKYVSEAYPKGVCSVYCTMGKDVEEPGFDFELVVVISAARHSPQNFCNGSWRSIWNIEFKDEIQSVEVRGKMQVGAHYFEEGNVQLDAKHECKDTTLIQSPDDSAISLVNIIRHHETEYLASLQTSYLKLPDTTFKDLRRKLPVTRTLFPWHNTAQFSLTRDIEKELGIGK
- the LOC132064285 gene encoding F-actin-capping protein subunit alpha isoform X2; this encodes MLEEDEDLVESETQLTDDQKIEIAKWFLLNAPAGEIQYVAKDVRAILKDENVYKKAAEESFPSYNKSHLICLELPNRSGDVLITAFCEVDKDEYLDPRTAQVAIVDHVKQVCKDVRPARDEELPSAFVEEYRSAMDAEIMKYVSEAYPKGVCSVYCTMGKDVEEPGFDFELVVVISAARHSPQNFCNGSWRSIWNIEFKDEIQSVEVRGKMQVGAHYFEEGNVQLDAKHECKDTTLIQSPDDSAISLVNIIRHHETEYLASLQTSYLKLPDTTFKDLRRKLPVTRTLFPWHNTAQFSLTRDIEKELGIGK